A single genomic interval of Trinickia acidisoli harbors:
- a CDS encoding MlaC/ttg2D family ABC transporter substrate-binding protein, producing the protein MKRHLFAFFTAALVSAAAWAQTAPVDVVKQAVVGTVNAMKQDPAARGGDLTKITQIVQSHFLPATNFDRTARIAVGEAWKQATPAQQQALTQQFKVLMTRTYAASLAQLGTQDAHFSFKSEEATANDALVMSTVATPGDSQEVGYRLGKVGNEWKIYDIDMSGAWLIQVYQNQFKGQLSQGGIDGLIKFLTAHNARTE; encoded by the coding sequence ATGAAACGTCATTTGTTCGCATTTTTTACCGCAGCGCTCGTGAGCGCCGCCGCCTGGGCGCAGACGGCGCCCGTCGACGTGGTCAAGCAGGCCGTCGTCGGCACCGTCAATGCGATGAAACAGGACCCGGCCGCGCGCGGCGGCGATTTGACGAAGATCACGCAGATCGTGCAGTCGCACTTTTTGCCGGCGACCAACTTCGACCGCACTGCCCGAATCGCCGTCGGCGAGGCCTGGAAGCAAGCGACGCCTGCGCAGCAGCAAGCGTTGACGCAGCAATTTAAAGTCCTGATGACGCGCACTTATGCGGCTTCGCTTGCGCAATTGGGCACGCAGGATGCGCACTTTTCGTTCAAGTCCGAGGAAGCGACGGCCAACGACGCGCTCGTGATGTCGACGGTCGCGACGCCGGGCGACAGCCAAGAGGTGGGCTACCGTCTCGGCAAGGTCGGTAATGAATGGAAGATTTACGACATCGACATGTCGGGCGCTTGGCTGATCCAGGTCTACCAAAATCAATTCAAGGGTCAACTGAGCCAAGGCGGCATCGATGGCCTCATCAAATTCCTGACCGCGCACAACGCGCGCACCGAGTAA
- a CDS encoding cache domain-containing protein: protein MKTKTKIFLLAIVPFVVAIVGIGIGVRLQASALADAQRETVKAAYLSSKQSELKHYVDLATSAIAPLYDAHGDAKDDAARRREALAMLQRMDFGPDGYFFVYDMRGNSLMHPREPDLVGHNWWLLRDPNGSLTIQQLIAAASKGGGYVRYVWHRPSTNRLEAKLGYVVPLPRWGWMVGTGIYLDGVNEALARIDASASANIARTMTWIGIIALMGFGIITACALFLNVSEYRSADAKLKHLAQQVVESQEHERARLSRELHDGISQMMVSVKLLLESALARLERAGHPQVRVPSAEAALGTALTRLSHVLREVRRISHALRPSMLDDLGLAVALEQLTRELGEETGIEMRVETDAASRAAALPTTVNTALFRIAQEALTNIVRHANAAHATLAFTVCEVSATLAITDDGHGFDVEHAQADLRGGIGLRNMRERLDALAGMLTIESAPGHTVVTAAVPLPHPVSARIAQSVQDDPRT from the coding sequence ATGAAAACCAAGACGAAGATCTTTCTGCTGGCGATCGTTCCGTTCGTCGTGGCGATCGTGGGCATCGGCATCGGCGTGCGCTTGCAGGCGTCGGCGCTCGCCGATGCACAGCGCGAAACGGTCAAGGCGGCCTATCTTTCGAGCAAGCAAAGCGAACTCAAGCATTACGTCGATCTCGCGACGAGCGCCATTGCACCGCTTTACGACGCACACGGCGATGCGAAAGACGATGCGGCGCGCCGACGCGAAGCACTCGCTATGCTGCAGCGAATGGACTTCGGGCCCGACGGCTACTTCTTCGTCTACGACATGCGGGGCAATTCGCTCATGCATCCGCGCGAACCCGATCTCGTCGGGCACAACTGGTGGTTGCTTAGGGATCCTAACGGTTCGCTCACGATCCAGCAGCTCATCGCCGCCGCGAGCAAAGGCGGCGGCTATGTGCGCTACGTCTGGCATCGGCCGTCGACGAATCGCTTGGAGGCGAAGCTCGGCTACGTGGTGCCGCTGCCTCGCTGGGGCTGGATGGTCGGCACCGGCATCTATCTCGACGGCGTCAACGAAGCGCTGGCACGCATCGATGCAAGCGCCTCGGCCAACATCGCACGCACGATGACGTGGATCGGCATCATCGCGCTGATGGGCTTCGGCATCATTACCGCGTGCGCGCTCTTTCTGAACGTGTCGGAATATCGCAGCGCCGATGCGAAGCTCAAGCACCTTGCGCAGCAGGTGGTCGAATCGCAAGAACACGAGCGCGCCCGGCTGTCGCGCGAACTGCACGACGGCATCAGCCAAATGATGGTGTCGGTCAAGCTGCTGCTCGAATCGGCGCTCGCGCGCCTCGAACGCGCAGGCCATCCGCAAGTGCGCGTACCCAGCGCGGAAGCGGCACTCGGTACGGCGCTCACGCGCTTATCGCACGTGCTGCGCGAAGTGCGGCGCATTTCGCATGCGTTGCGCCCCTCGATGCTCGACGACCTTGGCCTTGCCGTGGCGCTCGAGCAATTGACGCGAGAACTCGGCGAAGAAACCGGCATCGAGATGCGCGTCGAGACGGACGCCGCGTCGCGCGCGGCCGCGCTGCCGACGACGGTCAACACGGCATTGTTCAGGATTGCTCAAGAAGCGTTGACGAACATCGTGCGGCACGCAAACGCTGCGCATGCAACGCTTGCATTCACCGTTTGCGAGGTGAGCGCGACACTCGCGATCACCGACGACGGCCACGGCTTCGACGTCGAACACGCGCAAGCCGACCTACGCGGCGGCATCGGCTTGCGCAACATGCGCGAACGGCTCGATGCGCTGGCCGGTATGCTGACGATCGAGTCGGCGCCGGGGCATACGGTCGTCACGGCGGCGGTCCCGCTGCCGCACCCCGTTTCCGCGCGCATCGCGCAATCCGTGCAGGACGATCCTCGAACATGA
- the ispH gene encoding 4-hydroxy-3-methylbut-2-enyl diphosphate reductase produces the protein MRVILAQPRGFCAGVVRAIEIVDRALQRHGAPVYVRHEIVHNRHVVENLRSKGARFVEELNEVPHGAVAIFSAHGVAQSVERDADARGLDVLDATCPLVTKVHVQGRQYVAAGRTLILIGHAGHPEVEGTIGQIPGTVLLVQSEAEVATLDLPEDAPLAYVTQTTLSVDDTRGIIEALTRRFTNIVGPDTRDICYATQNRQAAVRELSAQVDVLLVVGATNSSNSNRLREIGAETGVPSYLVADGSELEPAWFADVQTVGITAGASAPEEMVEHVIDALRALGPVEVSTMAGREEKVEFKLPAKLTEPLAARQV, from the coding sequence ATGCGAGTCATCCTTGCTCAACCCCGCGGCTTTTGTGCGGGCGTCGTTCGCGCGATCGAAATTGTCGATCGCGCGTTGCAACGGCACGGTGCCCCCGTGTACGTGCGACATGAAATCGTGCATAACCGGCACGTCGTCGAAAACCTGCGCAGCAAGGGCGCGCGTTTCGTCGAGGAACTCAACGAGGTTCCGCATGGTGCGGTCGCCATTTTCAGCGCGCACGGTGTGGCGCAAAGCGTCGAGCGCGACGCGGATGCGCGCGGGCTCGACGTGCTCGACGCCACGTGCCCGCTCGTCACGAAGGTGCACGTGCAAGGCCGTCAATACGTGGCGGCGGGCCGCACGTTGATTCTGATCGGTCACGCCGGGCATCCCGAGGTCGAAGGCACGATCGGTCAGATTCCGGGCACAGTGCTGCTCGTTCAAAGCGAGGCGGAAGTGGCCACACTCGATCTGCCCGAGGATGCGCCGCTCGCCTATGTCACGCAGACCACGCTGTCCGTAGACGACACGCGCGGCATCATCGAAGCGTTGACACGGCGTTTCACGAATATCGTGGGGCCCGATACACGCGATATTTGCTATGCGACGCAAAATCGGCAGGCCGCTGTCCGCGAATTGAGCGCGCAAGTCGATGTCCTGCTCGTGGTTGGTGCGACGAACAGCTCCAACTCGAACCGCCTGCGCGAGATCGGCGCCGAAACGGGCGTGCCGAGCTATCTCGTCGCGGACGGCTCGGAGCTCGAGCCCGCATGGTTCGCCGATGTGCAAACCGTCGGCATCACAGCCGGCGCATCCGCGCCCGAGGAAATGGTCGAGCACGTCATTGACGCGCTGCGCGCGCTTGGTCCCGTCGAAGTTTCGACGATGGCCGGCCGTGAAGAAAAAGTCGAATTCAAGCTGCCGGCGAAGCTCACCGAGCCCCTCGCCGCACGCCAAGTTTAA
- a CDS encoding response regulator encodes MNALAPSSSARIMLIDDHPLVRDGLRLRLEGVPGLVVAGEAGNAEEALALAETLSPDLVLMDVGMNGMNGIALAGIFHERFPAVRVLMLSMHDNIEYVMQAVRAGASGYVLKDSPATEILQAISTVLANRTFFSAGIAARMIRASALQTPVERLTPRESEILDALAEGLSSKQIAERYGLSVRTVETHRHNLKRKLDIEGQAELIKFAVERRRR; translated from the coding sequence ATGAACGCACTCGCTCCCTCCAGCTCAGCTCGCATCATGCTCATCGACGACCACCCGCTCGTGCGCGATGGGCTTCGTCTCCGGCTCGAAGGCGTGCCGGGCCTAGTCGTGGCCGGCGAAGCGGGCAACGCCGAGGAAGCGCTCGCGCTGGCCGAGACGTTATCGCCCGATCTCGTCCTGATGGACGTGGGGATGAACGGAATGAACGGAATCGCGCTGGCCGGCATATTCCACGAACGCTTTCCGGCCGTGCGCGTATTGATGCTCTCGATGCACGACAACATCGAGTATGTGATGCAGGCAGTGAGGGCGGGCGCGAGCGGATATGTACTGAAGGATTCGCCGGCCACCGAGATTCTTCAAGCGATCTCGACGGTGCTCGCGAACCGCACGTTCTTCAGCGCGGGGATCGCCGCGCGCATGATTCGGGCAAGTGCCCTGCAAACGCCCGTGGAACGCCTGACGCCGCGCGAGAGCGAGATTCTCGATGCGCTCGCCGAGGGGCTGTCGAGCAAGCAGATCGCCGAACGCTACGGCCTCTCGGTACGAACCGTCGAAACGCACCGGCACAACCTCAAACGCAAGCTCGACATAGAAGGCCAAGCAGAACTGATCAAGTTCGCCGTCGAACGGCGCCGGCGCTGA
- the hpnA gene encoding hopanoid-associated sugar epimerase, with the protein MTESSGDLVLVTGASGFVGSAVARAALARGMRVRVLVRATSPRKNVEALDAEIVVGDMRDEPSMRAALRGVRYLFHVAADYRLWAPDPSEIERANLEGTEATMRAALAEGVERIVYTSSVATLKVTREGRVADETAPLTAQQAIGVYKRSKVLAERAVERMIERDRLPAVIVNPSTPIGPRDVRPTPTGRIIVEAALGKIPAFVDTGLNLVHVDDVAEGHLLALERGRIGERYILGGENLPLQRMLADIAQETGRKAPTISLPRWPLYPLAFGAECVAKLTKREPFVTVDGLKMSKNKMYFTSAKAEREIGYRARPYLDGLRDALQWFREAGYLQR; encoded by the coding sequence ATGACCGAATCTTCAGGCGACCTCGTGCTCGTCACGGGCGCATCGGGCTTCGTCGGCTCCGCCGTCGCCCGCGCGGCGCTCGCACGCGGCATGCGCGTCCGCGTGCTCGTGCGCGCAACGAGTCCGCGCAAGAACGTCGAAGCGCTCGACGCCGAAATCGTCGTCGGCGACATGCGCGACGAGCCTTCGATGCGCGCCGCGCTGCGCGGCGTGCGGTACCTGTTTCACGTGGCGGCCGACTATCGGCTCTGGGCGCCCGATCCCTCGGAGATCGAGCGCGCCAATCTCGAAGGCACCGAGGCCACGATGCGCGCCGCGCTCGCGGAAGGGGTCGAGCGCATCGTTTATACGAGCAGCGTCGCAACGCTCAAAGTGACGCGCGAAGGCCGCGTCGCCGATGAAACGGCGCCGCTGACGGCGCAACAGGCCATCGGCGTCTACAAGCGCAGCAAGGTGTTGGCCGAGCGCGCCGTCGAGCGCATGATCGAGCGCGACCGGCTACCTGCCGTCATCGTCAATCCTTCGACGCCGATCGGTCCGCGCGACGTACGTCCCACCCCGACGGGCCGCATCATCGTCGAGGCTGCGCTCGGCAAGATTCCCGCCTTCGTCGATACGGGCTTGAATCTCGTGCACGTCGACGACGTCGCCGAAGGTCATTTGCTCGCGCTCGAGCGCGGGCGCATCGGCGAGCGCTATATCCTCGGCGGCGAGAACCTGCCGCTGCAGCGCATGCTTGCCGACATCGCGCAGGAAACAGGCCGCAAGGCGCCGACGATCAGCTTGCCGCGCTGGCCGCTCTATCCGCTCGCGTTCGGCGCCGAATGCGTGGCCAAGCTCACGAAGCGCGAACCGTTCGTCACGGTCGATGGGCTGAAGATGTCGAAAAATAAGATGTATTTCACGTCGGCCAAGGCCGAACGCGAAATCGGCTATCGTGCGAGGCCCTATCTCGACGGGCTGCGCGATGCGCTGCAATGGTTTCGCGAAGCCGGTTACTTGCAGCGTTGA
- a CDS encoding acylphosphatase produces the protein MEGPDLDKKLETYYVRVRGVVQGVGFRHATLRQAHALGITGWVANVADGSVEAMLQGTANQIDRMLEWMRRGPPSARVIDCISEERHVDKRFARFEQH, from the coding sequence ATGGAAGGTCCCGATTTGGACAAGAAGCTCGAGACGTATTACGTGCGTGTGCGCGGGGTGGTGCAGGGTGTCGGTTTTCGGCATGCGACCCTACGGCAAGCGCATGCGCTGGGGATTACCGGCTGGGTGGCGAACGTTGCGGACGGGTCGGTCGAAGCGATGCTGCAGGGAACGGCGAACCAGATCGACCGGATGCTCGAATGGATGCGGCGCGGGCCGCCTTCCGCCCGCGTGATCGATTGCATCAGTGAGGAGCGCCATGTCGACAAGCGCTTTGCGCGTTTCGAACAGCATTGA
- the hpnH gene encoding adenosyl-hopene transferase HpnH — MSIPLLQKVRVGAYITRQHFTGNKRYPLALMLEPLFRCNLACNGCGKIDYPDPILNQRLSVEECLGAVDECGAPVVSIAGGEPLLHKEMPTIVKGIIARKKFVYLCTNALLMEKKMDDYQPSPYFVWSVHLDGDQAMHDHSVSQEGVYEKAVAAIREAKRRGFRVNINCTLFNDAKPERVAAFFDTLGPMGVDGITVSPGYAYERAPDQQHFLNRDKTKQLFREIFKRGSRGKNWSFSQSAMFLDFLAGNQTYHCTPWGNPARTVFGWQRPCYLVGEGYAKTFKELMEETDWDAYGTGNYEKCADCMVHSGFEATAVMDTVAHPLKALRVSMRGPKIEGAFAKDIPLDKQRPAEYVFAHHVEIKLEEIKHAANSKSTRTAAAH; from the coding sequence TTGTCGATCCCACTTTTGCAGAAAGTTCGCGTTGGCGCCTATATCACGCGCCAACATTTCACCGGTAACAAGCGCTATCCGCTCGCGCTGATGCTCGAGCCGCTCTTCCGCTGCAACCTAGCCTGCAACGGCTGCGGCAAGATCGATTACCCGGATCCCATCCTCAATCAACGGCTGTCGGTCGAGGAATGCCTCGGCGCCGTCGATGAGTGCGGCGCGCCCGTCGTCTCGATCGCGGGCGGCGAGCCCCTGCTGCACAAGGAAATGCCCACGATCGTCAAGGGCATCATCGCGCGCAAGAAGTTCGTCTATCTGTGCACGAATGCGCTGCTGATGGAAAAGAAGATGGACGATTACCAGCCGAGCCCGTACTTCGTCTGGTCGGTCCACCTCGACGGCGACCAGGCAATGCACGATCACTCGGTGTCGCAAGAAGGCGTCTACGAGAAGGCCGTCGCCGCGATTCGCGAAGCGAAGCGCCGCGGCTTCCGCGTCAACATCAACTGCACGCTGTTCAACGATGCGAAGCCCGAGCGCGTGGCGGCGTTCTTCGACACGCTCGGCCCGATGGGCGTCGACGGCATCACCGTCTCGCCCGGCTATGCCTATGAGCGCGCGCCCGATCAACAGCACTTCCTCAATCGCGACAAGACGAAGCAGCTCTTCCGCGAGATCTTCAAGCGCGGCAGTCGCGGCAAGAATTGGTCGTTCAGCCAATCGGCGATGTTCCTCGATTTCCTCGCGGGCAACCAAACCTACCACTGCACGCCCTGGGGCAATCCGGCGCGCACGGTGTTCGGTTGGCAGCGTCCCTGCTACCTCGTCGGCGAAGGCTATGCGAAGACCTTCAAGGAACTGATGGAGGAAACCGATTGGGACGCATACGGTACCGGCAACTACGAAAAGTGCGCCGATTGCATGGTGCATAGCGGCTTCGAAGCAACGGCCGTGATGGATACCGTCGCGCACCCGCTCAAAGCCCTGCGCGTCAGCATGCGCGGTCCGAAGATCGAAGGCGCTTTCGCGAAGGACATTCCGCTCGACAAGCAGCGTCCGGCCGAATACGTCTTCGCGCACCACGTCGAGATCAAGCTCGAGGAAATCAAGCACGCAGCCAATTCCAAGAGCACGCGTACGGCCGCGGCGCACTGA
- a CDS encoding sensor domain-containing protein, producing MALLNHAARVARNRSFRTWLDEHSATLLAVAVCAIAVGIVAFGASQIFAAREFADAQLARTLQVRDNLRHASELTAFAAAAAAAFVLLVHGFLANRRIARARARISTEEGEALFREYFEEHPLPMLIYDVETLTIAAINRAAIQQYGYEREELEGMSIAALRPPEESEAFIARFSEFAKSLGAAGDPTSASASGSSYMRTHVRKDGSRFFIEPSYHFLTYANRRACFVVAIDVTEKENAKEALRQSKQMLEAVIDSVPQRIFWKDTESRYIGCNRAFAQDVGLADASQIIGLTDYDLPWRSAAPNARMRDREVVQSGQPLTNYEEFSPAASGAWRWLRKTKVPLRNTNGTVMGLLATYDDVTERKGVDLALRLRSRALDAIVNAVLITRVTEDGDLIEYANPAFERITGYSVDDVKGMDFRFLHGEDRNQEGIESIRRALANQSEVTTLIRNYRRDGTLFWNQIYIAPVRDDGGNVTHHISVVNDVTELVQSRDLLTRQANFDSLTTLPNRHRLNERLVQAIRDADRDGTRVAVVFMDIDHFKDVNDSLGHGIGDRLLREISARLGSCVGELDTVARYGGDEFVMVVCESAHEDRLTEVLTRVSQAFSRPVWIDDTEFHVETSIGISYFPTDGNDPETLLRRADLAMYRAKSNGRNVLQRFTPELGRRADERLALSRRMRAALANGEFRLEYQPQVDLQTSRVTGVEALLRWTDQELGPVSPGTFIPIAEENGLIVPIGEWVMQQACFQAQVWQETLPGVRMSVNLSPRQFARGDILRVVQRALARARLSPRLLEIEITEGALMTVGAIDVLRALRAMDIDLAIDDFGTGYSSLSYIRNFHAERLKLDMSFVSGIGRHREDEVITRAILSLGRALGFKVVAEGVETDTQLAFLRRHGCGVVQGYRFARPMPAADAHAFIMHFNAGAVAYS from the coding sequence GTGGCGCTACTGAATCATGCGGCACGAGTCGCTCGCAACCGCTCCTTTCGAACATGGCTGGACGAGCACAGCGCGACCCTCTTGGCCGTCGCCGTTTGCGCGATCGCGGTGGGCATCGTCGCATTCGGAGCAAGCCAGATCTTCGCGGCGCGTGAGTTCGCCGATGCGCAACTCGCGCGCACGTTACAAGTTCGTGACAACCTGCGCCACGCGTCCGAACTGACGGCGTTCGCCGCGGCCGCCGCCGCGGCGTTCGTCCTTCTCGTCCATGGGTTTCTCGCCAACCGTCGCATCGCGCGTGCGCGTGCGCGCATTTCGACCGAGGAAGGCGAAGCGCTCTTTCGCGAGTACTTCGAAGAGCATCCGCTACCGATGCTCATCTACGACGTCGAAACGCTGACGATCGCCGCGATCAATCGCGCCGCGATACAGCAATACGGATACGAACGCGAAGAACTGGAGGGTATGTCGATCGCCGCGTTACGGCCGCCGGAAGAAAGCGAAGCGTTCATCGCACGCTTTTCCGAGTTCGCAAAATCGTTGGGCGCCGCGGGCGACCCGACGAGCGCCTCGGCAAGCGGCTCGTCGTATATGCGCACGCACGTACGCAAGGACGGCTCGCGTTTCTTCATCGAACCCTCATATCACTTTCTGACTTACGCGAATCGGCGCGCGTGCTTCGTGGTCGCGATCGACGTCACCGAAAAAGAAAACGCGAAGGAAGCGTTGCGGCAATCGAAGCAAATGCTCGAAGCCGTCATCGACAGCGTGCCGCAACGCATCTTCTGGAAGGACACGGAGTCGCGCTACATCGGATGCAATCGCGCCTTCGCACAAGACGTGGGCCTGGCCGACGCTTCGCAAATCATCGGGCTCACCGATTACGATCTGCCTTGGCGCTCGGCAGCACCGAACGCGCGCATGCGCGATCGCGAGGTCGTGCAAAGCGGCCAGCCGCTCACGAACTACGAAGAGTTCTCCCCGGCGGCAAGCGGAGCATGGCGATGGCTGCGTAAAACGAAGGTGCCGTTGCGCAATACGAACGGCACGGTCATGGGCCTGCTCGCCACCTACGACGACGTGACCGAGCGCAAGGGCGTCGATCTCGCACTCCGATTGCGCAGCCGCGCGCTCGATGCCATCGTCAACGCGGTGCTGATCACCCGCGTCACGGAAGACGGCGATCTGATCGAGTACGCCAACCCCGCATTCGAGCGCATCACGGGGTATTCGGTCGACGACGTCAAGGGCATGGACTTCCGCTTCCTGCACGGAGAGGATCGCAATCAAGAAGGCATCGAATCGATCCGCCGCGCGCTGGCCAATCAAAGCGAGGTCACGACGCTGATACGCAATTATCGGCGCGACGGCACGCTCTTCTGGAATCAGATCTACATCGCCCCAGTGCGCGACGATGGCGGCAATGTCACGCATCACATCAGCGTCGTCAACGACGTCACCGAACTCGTGCAGTCGCGCGATTTGCTGACTCGACAAGCGAATTTCGATTCGCTGACGACGCTGCCGAATCGCCATCGCCTCAACGAACGCCTTGTCCAAGCGATACGCGATGCCGATCGGGACGGCACGCGCGTTGCCGTCGTATTCATGGACATCGACCACTTCAAGGACGTCAACGATAGTCTCGGGCATGGCATCGGCGATCGCCTACTGCGCGAGATCAGCGCAAGGCTTGGATCGTGCGTCGGCGAACTCGACACCGTCGCGCGTTATGGCGGCGACGAATTCGTCATGGTCGTCTGCGAAAGCGCGCACGAAGACCGGCTCACCGAAGTGCTCACGCGCGTATCGCAAGCGTTCTCGCGTCCGGTCTGGATCGACGACACCGAGTTCCACGTCGAAACGAGCATCGGCATCTCCTATTTCCCGACCGACGGCAACGACCCCGAAACCCTGCTGCGGCGCGCCGACCTTGCGATGTATCGCGCCAAATCGAACGGGCGCAACGTCTTGCAGCGCTTCACGCCCGAGCTGGGCCGTCGCGCGGACGAGCGCCTGGCACTGTCGCGCCGCATGCGCGCCGCACTCGCGAACGGCGAATTCCGTCTCGAGTATCAGCCGCAGGTCGATCTTCAAACGAGCCGCGTCACCGGTGTCGAGGCCCTGCTGCGATGGACCGACCAGGAACTCGGCCCCGTCAGTCCCGGCACCTTCATTCCGATCGCCGAAGAAAACGGCCTCATCGTTCCGATCGGCGAATGGGTCATGCAGCAGGCGTGCTTCCAAGCGCAGGTATGGCAGGAAACGCTGCCGGGGGTGCGCATGTCGGTCAACCTCTCGCCGCGGCAATTCGCGCGCGGCGACATCCTGCGCGTCGTCCAGCGTGCGCTGGCGCGTGCGCGGCTCTCGCCGCGCCTGCTCGAAATCGAGATCACCGAAGGCGCGCTGATGACGGTCGGCGCAATCGATGTGCTGCGCGCATTGCGCGCGATGGACATCGATCTTGCCATCGACGATTTCGGCACCGGCTATTCGAGCCTGTCGTACATCCGCAACTTCCACGCGGAACGCCTGAAGCTCGACATGTCGTTCGTATCGGGCATCGGCCGTCATCGTGAAGACGAAGTCATTACGCGCGCGATTCTCTCGCTCGGACGCGCGCTCGGCTTCAAGGTCGTAGCCGAAGGCGTCGAGACCGACACGCAGCTCGCCTTCTTGCGTCGGCACGGCTGCGGCGTCGTGCAAGGCTACCGCTTCGCGCGCCCGATGCCCGCCGCCGATGCGCACGCATTCATCATGCATTTCAACGCGGGCGCGGTTGCGTATAGTTGA
- a CDS encoding glycosyltransferase, giving the protein MSVLLFCLSILSLVIWCVLLCARGGFWRTRCAPPIKAETLDAIDAWPAVAAVVPARNEADVIGAAVTSLLEQAYAGAFHVIVVDDHSTDGTADCARAAALALGKPECLTVIKAEPLPAGWSGKVWAQAQGVAVIAARGMPADYLLLTDADIAHPPDAVTQLVARATIEQRDLVSLMVRLRCDSIWEKALIPAFVFFFAKLYPFRWVNNPRNKTAAAAGGCMLVKRAALEEAGGMESIRAALIDDCTLAARIKHRGQGGHSIRLDVAAASRSLRPYDGPGEIWNMIARTAFTQLRYSPWLLAGTLAGMAVIYLVPPVVALVLGPFGWPAWLAWGVMCCAYAPMLRYYGRSPCWAPVLPLVALFYVGATLASAVRYWRGKGGQWKSRVQAPAQGG; this is encoded by the coding sequence ATGAGCGTGCTGCTCTTTTGCTTGTCCATCCTCTCGCTCGTCATTTGGTGCGTTCTGCTGTGCGCGCGAGGTGGGTTCTGGCGCACGCGCTGCGCACCGCCGATCAAGGCTGAAACCCTCGATGCGATCGACGCGTGGCCCGCCGTCGCGGCCGTCGTGCCCGCGCGCAATGAGGCCGACGTGATCGGCGCGGCCGTGACGTCGTTGCTCGAACAAGCGTATGCGGGCGCGTTTCACGTCATCGTCGTCGACGATCACAGCACCGACGGCACCGCCGATTGCGCGCGCGCGGCAGCCCTCGCCCTGGGCAAGCCCGAATGTTTGACCGTCATCAAAGCGGAACCGCTGCCGGCCGGCTGGTCCGGCAAAGTATGGGCGCAAGCGCAGGGCGTTGCGGTAATCGCCGCGCGCGGCATGCCGGCCGACTATTTGCTTTTGACCGATGCCGACATCGCGCATCCGCCGGACGCCGTGACGCAACTCGTTGCGCGCGCAACGATCGAGCAGCGCGACCTGGTCTCGCTGATGGTACGGCTGCGGTGCGATTCCATCTGGGAGAAGGCGCTGATTCCGGCCTTCGTCTTCTTTTTCGCCAAGCTGTACCCGTTCCGTTGGGTCAACAATCCGCGCAACAAAACGGCGGCCGCGGCCGGTGGCTGCATGCTGGTCAAGCGTGCAGCTCTCGAAGAGGCGGGCGGCATGGAATCGATTCGGGCGGCGTTGATCGACGACTGCACGCTGGCTGCCCGCATCAAGCATCGCGGGCAGGGCGGACATTCGATTCGGCTCGACGTGGCGGCGGCCAGCCGTTCGCTGCGCCCTTACGACGGCCCGGGCGAGATCTGGAACATGATCGCGCGCACAGCGTTCACGCAATTGCGCTATTCGCCATGGCTGCTTGCCGGCACCCTGGCCGGTATGGCGGTGATTTATCTCGTGCCGCCCGTCGTGGCGCTCGTGCTCGGCCCGTTCGGTTGGCCGGCATGGCTGGCTTGGGGTGTGATGTGCTGCGCCTATGCCCCGATGCTGCGCTATTACGGCCGTTCGCCTTGCTGGGCGCCGGTGTTGCCGCTCGTCGCGTTGTTTTACGTCGGGGCGACACTCGCCTCCGCCGTGCGCTATTGGCGCGGCAAAGGCGGCCAATGGAAATCGCGCGTACAAGCGCCCGCGCAGGGCGGGTAG